Within Citrus sinensis cultivar Valencia sweet orange chromosome 1, DVS_A1.0, whole genome shotgun sequence, the genomic segment ATGAAAACAATTAGTTCACCTGAAAACCTTTCCCTTTCGTGGTACCCGTGATATCAACGTATTGGCCAGGAATAAAATGACGAACTCCAAGTGATGTGCCAATGGGGAGAAGTGCATCTTCTGTGACAGGAAACTCCCGCAATTTCCTCTTCAGTGGAACACCTTGAGCTCTAAAATGACCCACTTCAGGTTTTGTCATATGTTTATCCTTCTTCTGCCCGCATCCAACCTAACTAACACACCATATCAACAATTAAACCCACACCCAGAAAAGCACCAATCCTTTGCTATATATCTTTCAAAAAGTGAACTAAATCAGCAGAACAAATACTCATAGTTTGTCATActcaacaaacaaaaacaagactTTCATGCTgcaaaagcataaaaaatgtatactTTTGTACATATTCTAAACAGCCAAACCAAAGACAAGAGATTCAAGAACAATAGCTACAGGTATGTTTGCAAGTTTGTAACTGTAATGCTTCTgcttaattttgaaatcaaaacAGCTAAAATGTTCAGTAAAAAACGCAGGCAACCAATATACTCAACAACTAGAGATTCAATTCAACAATATAGCATAAATTGAAAGGCtggaaaattacaaaatgcaCACGAAAcagagaacaaaaaaattatagaggaAGGATTTCAGGTTTGTGAATTTGAAAGCACTTGTACATAACTCAATATACCCAAAAGTgaaaaagctttaaaaaaaaaaagaaaagaaaaggagagatAAAAGGAAAGATCTTGAAGGAGGCAACCTGCAAGGAAAAGAAACCTTCTTTCTCAAAGGTTTTAACTTGAGAGACGATATTATCATCGACAAAAAGCACAGAGACGGGAATCCTGGCGCCCCATTTATCCCAGGTGGCGGTTATTCCACACTTGACGGCAATAAGCCCGGTGCGTTTGGAGGCATCAGTCATGACGCCCGGCTTAGCTTCAATGATTCTGGAGGCGTGCTCCTCATCGATCTCGGAGGCAGCAGCGAAGGCGGAGTCTGTGCTGAATCTGCTGATGAAGAAGATGTAAGGGGATGAATGTGAATATGATGGGGTCTTGAGAGGGGATAAATGTAGGAGTTGGTGGAGCCGCTGAATGAGCAGGCCTCGTGATAACGGCGACATACTACCGACTAACTTTTCCAAATGTCCACTGCAGAGCCCTGAGGCTGAGGTTTTGGAGACTGCGAGCGAGGGTTTTGAGTTTGCTATATCGAGAGGGAATATGCACAGTAGTAGGGTGTTATTCTACTACATCGCCTTCTTTTCCTGACACGTGTCGTTCATGGAGGGTACTTTGGTCTTTGCGGTGCACCTCATTTAACGTTAGATTTCAAAGACAACCAGTCGTCTGTGTTGTGTTATTTCTCACCGTGGGGAGATTATATGGAGTAATTAAAGAAGCAATAGCAATGGAGGTCCTACAGCCAATCCCCAATGTCAAAATTCCAAAGCTTAACACTTTCACCAACATGCGGACTCGTCGGATTCCGGCCCCGAGACTGAATTCGCATTCCATAAGAGCcgaatcatcatcatcatcatttgcATCATCACCGGCACCATTGCCTTCGACGGCGGGAGAGAAGATGGTGGTGAAGCTAGTCGGAGCTTTTAATGAACTAACGGAGAGAATGAACGTGCTGTCGAGTAGCTCGTCGAGATTACTCTTCAAAGCTCTTAAGCTTTCAATTCCCATGCTCCAAAGCTTGCCTCTTTCCCCAGATTCCCGCTCCCCGCTCACCAAAGCCCTCTCCGTTGCCCTTCTTCTCGCCGACTTGCAGGTACCCTTTTGTCAAAAGATTCGAATTTTATGAAAAGCATGaaactttcttttattaattccagtaaactttttaaaattaaaaaaaaaaaaatcattgcagATGGATGCTGAAGTGATATCAGCTGGGTTATTGAGGCAAGTCGTTGAGTCTGGTGGGGTTTCAATACAGCAAGTGAGGGATAGGATTGGAATTGGGACTGCCCATTTGTTGCATGAAAGCTTGCGTGTTAAgaataatgttaatttgaaattacaagTTTTGGACGATGAAACTGCTGCTGCTTTAAGAAAGTTTTGCTTGACTTATTATGATATTAGGGCTTTGATTCTCGATTTGGCTATCAGGCTTGATATGATGAGGCATTTAGATTACTTGCCAAGGTATCAGCAGTTGATGATTTCTCTTGAGGTTTTGAAAATTCATGCCCCGTTGGCTCATGCCGTGGCCACTAATTACTTGTCATTTGAATTGGAGGATCTTTCGTTTCgatatttgtttcctttttcataTCTTTTTGTGGATACGTGGTTAAGAAGTCATGAAACGGGGAGTAAGCCTTTGATTGATATATACAAGGAACAGCTGCTTCAGTGCTTGAAGACTGATGCTACATTAGCTGACTTGGTGGAAGATGTCTCTGTTCAAGGTCGTTATAAAAGCCGTTATAGCACAATGAAGAAGCTGTTGAAAGATGGCAGGATTCCAGAGGAAGTGAATGACGTTCTTGGTTTGCGAGTCATAATAAAACCCAGTTCAAATTTAGTAAATACATCGGAAGTAGGGGAGAGAGCTTGCTACACGACACGTGAGATTATTCAATCTTTGTGGAAGGAAATGCCTCACAGAACAAAGGACTATATTGCTAGACCTAAAGCAAATGGGTATAGGAGCTTACATATGGCAGTTGATGTGAGTGATAATGGTAAGACTAGACCTCTTATGGAAATACAAATACGCACTGAGGAGATGGACATGCTGGCAGTTAATGGAACGGCATCTCATGCATTTTATAAGGGTGGCCTTACAAATCCAGAAGAGGTCAGTTGGTGATGTGTAATCTGAGTGTCTTCCAAAGATTTCTATAAATAAGTCTTACACTTATCCAAGCCCTAATTTGTTgccttaattttttcaatttccatTGCTTGAGTTTCTGATAGAATTACATTACATGAGAATAGCTGATAGAATTACATTACATGAGAATAGATATATtcatattttgagttaaatgAGCATAGCAGTACCAAGAAATTCAGATCatgacaattttttatttgatccTTAGGCAAAGCGGCTCAAGGCAATAATGTTGGCTGCAGCAGAACTTGCTGCACTACGCCTTAAAGATATTCCATCCACGAATCATAAAGGCTTTGAGTTTGACCGGAGAGATCGAGTATTCCGTCTTCTTGACAAGAATGGTGATGGTAGAATCAGCATTGAGGAACTCATGGAAGTTATGGAAGAACTTGGCGCCCCAGGAGAAGATGCTCGAGAGATGATGCAGCTCCTTGATTCCAACAGTGATGGTTCCCTAAGCTCCgatgaatttgatttgtttcagAAACAggtaatttttggaagttttATGGAATGTTTTAAGTCTGGCCATCTGAAATTATGGTTCTATTAAATCTGCTCATACTAAAGTTTTATGGTCCTCCTCTTCATTTCTGGTAAGTTTTATTTCCAAGTATTGATGACAAGtccttttatgaatttgtttggttttcatttttctttatttaggTTGAATTTATGCGAAATTTGGAGGACAGGGATGATGAATACAGAACCATGTTGGATGAGAAGCTTCAAATGGCAGGTGACAGTGGCTTGATTCAGGTATACAGCACAGAACTTGGCAACAGGCTTGCAAGTTAGACTGCATCAACTGATCAAAGGTTATTAAATGATACCAATTTTCAGTTATACgccatttacataattaagtcAAACTGTCTACAATGAAATGCATATGTATGATTATGTATCACAACATTTTTCAGAGATTAGTCAGATTGTTGTTTGTGTATATACCTGTTGTATCAtagaccaaaaataaaaaataaaaaacctttGATTTAATCAGATTGTCGATTCACGTTTATGGTTGGAAGTTAGTGTAAGATCCCGAGACTTGGATGTTTCTGGCGAAAATCAGAAGTTAAAACGCACAACTCTAGAAATCCTTTTATTTGTTGCTGAGCGCTGACAACAATAAcaagatgaaaattgaaaagatgAACTGCCTGCAACATAATTAAAACTACTGTTTATTTACAATCTTTGGTATGTCTTATCTATCTGGGCTTTTGAATTTATGAATACATTTACTTGACTTTGAGACACCTCCAGAAAGAATAACTAAtgaataatttcatataaatcTTTATCATATGAGGTCGAACTACATTCCCACCCAAGGTTGATATCCTAGATATTGTTTCAGCTAGTAACGCCAGGGATGCTCACACTTCTGTGGCTAGCAACTCTTGGCTTGGAGGAAGTCCTAAATCACTCGACAGCTTGTTACACAGCTGCACAAACACAATTGAAGTTTTGATCTAGATGTCAGTAAAATGTGTTCTGAGGGAGATTTAAAGAGGAGGAAGCTTTAGAGAGGAGATTCAAGTACATACCTGTCTATATACTGTTGGGTCTCCATATGATTTTCTCAATTCAACTACATATAAGGATGGGCTAATCTCAAATACCTGATATAATGAGGTAAGGATTAATTTAACA encodes:
- the LOC102613999 gene encoding 50S ribosomal protein L3-2, mitochondrial; translation: MSPLSRGLLIQRLHQLLHLSPLKTPSYSHSSPYIFFISRFSTDSAFAAASEIDEEHASRIIEAKPGVMTDASKRTGLIAVKCGITATWDKWGARIPVSVLFVDDNIVSQVKTFEKEGFFSLQVGCGQKKDKHMTKPEVGHFRAQGVPLKRKLREFPVTEDALLPIGTSLGVRHFIPGQYVDITGTTKGKGFQGGMKRWGFKGMPASHGASLSHRSLGSTGQRDAPGKVFKGKKMPGRMGGKQRTVKNVWVYKIDPARNLMWVRGQVPGASGNFVFIKDAVYKKPDVKLLPFPTYFAAEDEKMEELEPLVADLGETDPFMTADWALYAIPKK
- the LOC102613411 gene encoding probable GTP diphosphokinase CRSH, chloroplastic, whose amino-acid sequence is MEVLQPIPNVKIPKLNTFTNMRTRRIPAPRLNSHSIRAESSSSSFASSPAPLPSTAGEKMVVKLVGAFNELTERMNVLSSSSSRLLFKALKLSIPMLQSLPLSPDSRSPLTKALSVALLLADLQMDAEVISAGLLRQVVESGGVSIQQVRDRIGIGTAHLLHESLRVKNNVNLKLQVLDDETAAALRKFCLTYYDIRALILDLAIRLDMMRHLDYLPRYQQLMISLEVLKIHAPLAHAVATNYLSFELEDLSFRYLFPFSYLFVDTWLRSHETGSKPLIDIYKEQLLQCLKTDATLADLVEDVSVQGRYKSRYSTMKKLLKDGRIPEEVNDVLGLRVIIKPSSNLVNTSEVGERACYTTREIIQSLWKEMPHRTKDYIARPKANGYRSLHMAVDVSDNGKTRPLMEIQIRTEEMDMLAVNGTASHAFYKGGLTNPEEAKRLKAIMLAAAELAALRLKDIPSTNHKGFEFDRRDRVFRLLDKNGDGRISIEELMEVMEELGAPGEDAREMMQLLDSNSDGSLSSDEFDLFQKQVEFMRNLEDRDDEYRTMLDEKLQMAGDSGLIQVYSTELGNRLAS